The Phycisphaerae bacterium genome has a window encoding:
- a CDS encoding ComEC/Rec2 family competence protein codes for MQRALDREDVAHRVPAPLLWPTLALLSGVGLSDAVDPLPAALHTGIWLAPATLLVLLLMLRQRLRPTAVAAGAALIALLVGFARHQGLSTLPPHHIANALTDEPQLSRLAGRIVTTPLERPALRLNPFLSFDPSPRTQFIISVDELRSTDPPVATTGHLRVSIEAASLELRLGQRVQLTGKLFRAAGPRNPGELDWATWYRRQNLAGGFSVESAAHVAVLPDPPGRWHRLVTALRTTAQRLLFEPYADGETDESTRLLDVMVLGQRSRADQQLNEAFLRAGGLHFLAVSGFNVALLAGFVWLVVRRFLRRSRRVTAVVTMIVTLAFAAVTEPNAPILRATLCVLLAGCASLTDRPFCALNWLALSAACIVLFDPQQLFNAGFQLSFVQVLALITLVPRIYRGMFARRPEDGPPPEAATLSALMRLWAVHSTVGLIIVCVCAYLIAQPLVLYHFGHFAPWGWLGTIVLAPLVTIITVLSMLTLAANALLPPLGAVLGALLYGVTRFLLWSVGLFEQLPYAAIDCLRPPLWLVGLSYTVPVLWIAWPGLSSSLRLLRAWIDRPQVVPRLHARMHRPLVRPRSLATICLSAVLVVSWLGWIILPASRDTGHSLHVLSVGNGSSMILTTPTGAAAVFDVGTDANSDAGAIAARALVALGVRRVNILTVSHGNFDHYSGLPTLLRRATIDRWATSPYFAAHIPGDIPPPERLRAWQSFAVGDAGVDVLWPPADLDATWEENNRSLVLRVTVAGRTFLLTGDCEDAALSALLAAERAGRLSLRADVLIAPHHGQIIPGATDDFLAAVAPQTVIVSARTPRPKLTALAQELLGPGVRVLMTGPSGAIAARVTAGGELHVETAFARP; via the coding sequence GTGCAGCGTGCGCTCGACCGCGAGGATGTCGCCCACCGCGTCCCCGCGCCCCTGCTCTGGCCGACGCTCGCGCTGCTGTCCGGTGTCGGGCTGTCCGACGCCGTCGACCCGCTCCCCGCCGCGCTCCACACCGGCATATGGCTCGCACCGGCGACGCTCCTCGTTCTCCTGCTCATGCTGCGCCAGCGCCTCCGGCCAACCGCCGTGGCGGCAGGCGCCGCGCTCATTGCCCTGCTGGTCGGCTTCGCCCGACACCAGGGGCTCAGCACACTTCCGCCGCACCACATCGCCAATGCGCTGACCGACGAGCCCCAACTTTCACGCCTCGCCGGGCGCATCGTCACCACTCCCCTCGAGCGGCCGGCGCTGCGGCTCAACCCATTCCTGTCGTTCGACCCGTCGCCGCGCACGCAGTTCATCATCTCCGTCGACGAGCTGCGCAGCACCGACCCGCCGGTGGCAACCACGGGCCACCTGCGCGTGAGCATCGAGGCCGCGTCGCTCGAGCTGCGGCTCGGTCAGCGCGTGCAGCTCACCGGCAAGCTGTTTCGCGCCGCCGGCCCGCGTAACCCCGGCGAACTGGACTGGGCCACATGGTATCGCCGGCAGAATCTCGCCGGCGGCTTCTCCGTGGAGAGCGCTGCGCACGTTGCCGTGCTGCCCGACCCGCCCGGCCGCTGGCACCGCCTGGTCACCGCCCTGCGCACCACCGCGCAGCGCCTGCTCTTCGAACCCTACGCCGACGGGGAAACCGACGAGTCCACCCGCTTGCTCGATGTCATGGTCCTCGGTCAGCGCAGCCGGGCCGATCAGCAACTCAACGAGGCCTTTCTGCGCGCCGGCGGCCTGCATTTCCTGGCCGTCAGCGGCTTCAACGTCGCCCTGCTGGCCGGCTTCGTCTGGTTGGTTGTCCGGCGCTTCCTCCGCCGCAGCCGACGCGTCACCGCCGTTGTGACGATGATCGTCACGCTGGCATTCGCCGCCGTCACGGAACCCAACGCCCCCATTCTGCGCGCCACGCTCTGTGTGCTGCTGGCGGGGTGCGCGAGCCTGACCGATCGGCCATTCTGCGCCCTGAACTGGCTCGCCCTTTCCGCCGCGTGCATCGTGCTCTTCGATCCGCAGCAACTCTTCAACGCCGGGTTCCAGCTTTCGTTCGTCCAGGTACTGGCCTTGATCACGCTCGTGCCCCGGATTTACCGCGGGATGTTCGCCCGGCGTCCCGAGGATGGACCACCGCCCGAAGCGGCTACGCTGTCGGCGCTTATGCGGCTGTGGGCAGTGCACAGCACGGTCGGGCTCATCATTGTCTGCGTCTGTGCGTATCTGATCGCCCAGCCGCTCGTGCTCTACCACTTTGGCCACTTCGCGCCGTGGGGCTGGCTCGGCACGATCGTGCTGGCCCCGCTCGTCACGATCATCACCGTCCTGAGCATGTTGACGCTCGCGGCGAATGCGCTGCTGCCGCCGCTCGGCGCCGTGCTGGGCGCCCTGCTGTACGGCGTGACACGTTTCCTGCTGTGGAGCGTCGGATTGTTCGAGCAGCTTCCGTACGCGGCCATCGATTGCCTGCGGCCGCCGCTCTGGCTGGTGGGGCTGAGCTACACCGTCCCGGTGCTCTGGATCGCCTGGCCGGGTTTGTCGTCAAGCCTGCGACTGCTGCGTGCGTGGATCGACCGGCCCCAGGTTGTGCCGCGACTGCATGCGCGTATGCATCGACCGCTCGTCCGCCCGCGGTCCCTGGCGACCATCTGCCTTTCCGCCGTGCTCGTCGTATCGTGGCTCGGCTGGATCATCCTGCCCGCCAGCCGCGACACCGGCCACAGCCTGCATGTTCTGTCGGTGGGCAACGGCAGCAGCATGATTCTGACGACCCCCACCGGTGCCGCGGCCGTGTTCGACGTCGGCACCGACGCCAACTCCGACGCGGGCGCGATCGCGGCCCGCGCCCTGGTGGCGCTCGGCGTCCGGCGGGTCAACATCCTCACGGTCTCGCACGGCAACTTCGACCACTACAGCGGCCTGCCCACGTTGCTGCGCCGCGCCACCATCGACCGCTGGGCGACCAGCCCGTACTTCGCCGCGCACATTCCCGGCGACATACCACCGCCGGAGCGACTCCGCGCATGGCAGTCCTTCGCGGTAGGCGACGCTGGCGTGGATGTCCTCTGGCCGCCCGCTGACCTGGATGCCACCTGGGAGGAGAACAACCGCTCGCTGGTGCTGCGTGTGACGGTCGCCGGACGGACGTTCCTTCTCACTGGCGATTGCGAAGACGCCGCCCTCAGCGCATTGCTCGCCGCGGAGCGCGCCGGCCGGCTGAGCCTGCGGGCCGACGTGCTGATCGCCCCACACCACGGGCAGATCATCCCGGGGGCGACCGACGACTTCCTGGCCGCCGTCGCGCCCCAGACCGTGATCGTCTCCGCGCGCACGCCCCGCCCCAAGCTCACGGCCCTCGCGCAAGAGTTGCTCGGCCCCGGCGTGCGGGTGCTCATGACCGGTCCGTCCGGGGCCATTGCGGCTCGCGTCACGGCCGGCGGCGAGTTGCACGTGGAGACGGCATTCGCCCGGCCGTGA
- a CDS encoding glycosyltransferase, with amino-acid sequence MAISAERPEVSVVVPVFQEEASIPTVFPHFLDVLSRQRRRFELIAVNDGSRDRTGELLDQVAARDARLRVIHFARNYGQTAALMAGFWASRAPIIVPLDGDGQNPPEEIERLCDELERGNYDVVSGWRKDRKDSWLRTQVSHAANWLIGHITGVRLHDYGCTLKAYRASVIRDARLYGEMHRFIPVYTSMHGARIQEVVVQHNPRQAGQSKYGYGRIFKVAVDLILVRMLQKYRTKPMHFFGRITQWSWLATLLCFAFAMVQAIYSQDAWAAFWGKAPLVGVMFFLLGCFAIMLGLVAELAMRAAFEHNAGRYWEEGRRVNFGPAGGEWEPRSLPAESLRTPSLEEALKP; translated from the coding sequence ATGGCGATTTCGGCCGAGCGTCCGGAGGTTTCCGTGGTGGTGCCGGTCTTCCAGGAGGAGGCCAGCATCCCCACCGTCTTTCCGCACTTTCTTGACGTGCTGAGCCGCCAGCGCCGGCGGTTCGAGCTGATCGCCGTCAACGATGGCAGTCGCGACCGGACGGGGGAGTTGCTGGACCAGGTGGCCGCGCGCGACGCGCGCCTGCGCGTGATTCATTTCGCGCGCAACTACGGGCAGACCGCGGCGCTGATGGCCGGTTTCTGGGCGTCGCGCGCGCCGATCATCGTCCCGCTCGACGGCGACGGGCAGAACCCGCCGGAAGAGATCGAGCGGCTGTGCGACGAGCTGGAGCGCGGCAACTACGACGTGGTCAGCGGTTGGCGCAAGGACCGCAAGGACAGTTGGCTGCGCACGCAGGTCTCGCACGCGGCGAACTGGCTGATCGGGCACATCACGGGCGTGCGGCTGCACGACTATGGGTGCACGCTGAAGGCCTACCGCGCCAGCGTGATCCGCGACGCGCGCCTCTATGGCGAGATGCACCGCTTCATTCCGGTGTACACGTCGATGCACGGGGCGCGCATCCAGGAAGTCGTCGTCCAGCACAACCCGCGCCAGGCCGGGCAGAGCAAGTACGGCTACGGGCGCATCTTCAAGGTCGCGGTCGATCTGATCCTGGTGCGCATGCTGCAGAAATACCGCACGAAGCCGATGCACTTCTTCGGCAGAATCACGCAGTGGTCGTGGCTGGCGACGCTGCTGTGCTTTGCCTTCGCGATGGTGCAGGCGATCTACTCGCAGGACGCCTGGGCGGCGTTCTGGGGCAAGGCGCCCCTCGTCGGCGTGATGTTCTTCTTGCTGGGCTGTTTCGCGATCATGCTGGGGTTGGTCGCCGAACTGGCGATGCGGGCGGCGTTCGAACACAACGCCGGCCGTTACTGGGAGGAGGGGCGGCGCGTGAACTTCGGACCGGCGGGCGGGGAATGGGAACCCCGCAGTCTGCCCGCCGAAAGCCTGCGCACGCCGTCCCTGGAAGAAGCGCTGAAGCCGTAG
- a CDS encoding LysM peptidoglycan-binding domain-containing protein gives MKFWHVGIISFALFVTACAKQEPAVVTAHEETPDTALTEMDAPPAATPDPYATDPYARDTAPRAQDSRMTEFGGRETKLIAAGGETRGGRTHTVQKGDTLYSLARRYYNDQSKWKRIWEANRDRVPNRDRLAVGTQLIIP, from the coding sequence ATGAAGTTCTGGCACGTGGGCATCATCAGTTTCGCATTGTTCGTTACCGCCTGCGCGAAGCAGGAACCGGCGGTGGTGACCGCACACGAAGAGACGCCCGACACGGCCCTGACGGAGATGGACGCACCGCCAGCGGCGACACCCGATCCATACGCGACCGATCCTTATGCGCGCGACACCGCGCCCCGGGCGCAGGACAGTCGCATGACCGAATTCGGCGGCCGCGAGACCAAGCTCATCGCCGCCGGCGGAGAGACCCGGGGCGGGCGCACGCACACGGTCCAGAAGGGCGACACGCTCTACTCGCTCGCGCGGCGGTACTACAACGACCAGAGCAAGTGGAAGCGCATCTGGGAAGCGAATCGCGATCGGGTCCCCAACCGGGACCGGCTCGCGGTCGGCACGCAA
- the purE gene encoding 5-(carboxyamino)imidazole ribonucleotide mutase, translated as MTNPIDVAVLMGSESDWTVMQAAVATLQEYGVSHEARVLSAHRTPAETAEYVRGADAAGTRVFIAAAGMAAHLAGAVAAQTTRPVLGVPLAASELQGLDALLATVQMPPGMPVGTLAIGKAGAVNAALLAISILANERPELRTKLQAARQKRAAQILATKLP; from the coding sequence ATGACGAATCCGATCGACGTAGCCGTGCTGATGGGCAGCGAAAGCGACTGGACCGTGATGCAGGCGGCGGTCGCCACCCTCCAGGAGTACGGCGTCTCGCACGAAGCCCGCGTATTATCTGCCCATCGCACCCCAGCCGAAACCGCCGAGTACGTCCGCGGCGCCGACGCTGCCGGCACGAGAGTTTTCATCGCCGCCGCGGGGATGGCCGCGCATCTGGCCGGGGCCGTGGCCGCCCAGACCACCCGCCCGGTGCTGGGCGTGCCGCTGGCCGCCTCCGAGCTGCAGGGTCTCGACGCGCTGCTCGCCACCGTGCAGATGCCACCGGGCATGCCGGTCGGCACGCTCGCAATCGGCAAGGCCGGCGCCGTCAACGCCGCCCTGCTCGCCATCAGCATTCTCGCCAACGAGCGCCCGGAGCTGCGTACGAAGCTGCAGGCCGCCCGCCAGAAACGCGCCGCGCAGATCCTGGCAACCAAGCTCCCGTAG
- a CDS encoding lactonase family protein: MDALRATSRPRARELAAAWWLESIRMCELGRFTGGLSWRRVVGLLGRLLVVLPAAAATARDFECLVFVGTYTGKGSEGIYACGFDPASGESGPLALVAATENPSFLAVDPQGRFLYAVNEVNTFQGEPSGAVSVFAIQRPSGQLQLLQQVASLGRGPAHLSLDRSARYLLVANYGGGSCAVFPIGEDGRLGPHSAFVQNAGSSVDPRRQAGPHAHAIQVTTDNRVALVADLGLDKLLVFRFDDRTGSLTPNQPAYASASPGAGPRHVACAPSGKFVYLLNEMASTIAVFAYAADAAALQERQTISVLPKDFSGKSFAAEIRVDARGKYLYASNRGDDSIAVLSIHPDDGTLTPVEWVPSGGKTPRSFALDPTGKWLLAANQNSNEIVLLRVDPASGRLSSAARSWKLVSPVCVCLCSSR; encoded by the coding sequence GTGGATGCCCTGCGCGCGACGAGTCGCCCCCGTGCGCGGGAGCTGGCGGCGGCGTGGTGGCTGGAGAGCATCCGCATGTGTGAGCTGGGTCGATTTACGGGGGGGCTGAGTTGGCGACGAGTTGTGGGGCTGCTGGGGCGGCTGCTGGTTGTGCTGCCGGCCGCGGCCGCGACAGCCCGCGACTTCGAGTGCCTGGTGTTTGTCGGGACCTACACGGGCAAGGGCAGCGAGGGTATTTACGCCTGCGGATTCGACCCGGCCAGCGGTGAATCAGGTCCGCTCGCGCTCGTGGCCGCGACTGAGAACCCGTCGTTCCTCGCCGTTGATCCACAGGGGAGGTTCCTGTACGCGGTGAACGAGGTGAACACGTTCCAGGGCGAGCCCAGCGGCGCGGTGAGCGTGTTCGCCATTCAACGACCGAGCGGCCAATTGCAGTTGTTGCAGCAAGTCGCTTCGCTCGGTCGCGGTCCGGCACACCTGTCACTGGACCGCTCGGCCCGCTATCTGCTGGTGGCGAACTACGGTGGCGGCAGTTGCGCCGTGTTTCCGATCGGCGAAGACGGTCGGCTCGGCCCGCACTCCGCGTTCGTGCAGAACGCTGGCTCCAGCGTGGACCCGCGGCGCCAGGCGGGGCCGCACGCGCATGCCATCCAGGTGACGACGGATAACCGCGTCGCGCTCGTGGCCGACCTCGGGCTCGACAAGCTACTCGTGTTCCGGTTTGACGACCGCACCGGCAGCCTGACGCCCAACCAGCCGGCGTACGCCAGCGCCAGCCCGGGTGCCGGGCCGCGCCATGTCGCCTGCGCGCCATCAGGGAAGTTCGTGTACCTGCTCAATGAAATGGCGTCCACAATCGCGGTCTTCGCGTACGCAGCGGACGCGGCCGCGCTGCAGGAGCGCCAGACGATCTCGGTGCTTCCCAAGGACTTCAGCGGCAAGAGCTTCGCCGCGGAGATCCGGGTGGACGCCCGGGGCAAGTACCTGTACGCCTCCAACCGCGGTGATGACAGCATCGCGGTGTTGAGCATCCATCCGGACGACGGGACGCTGACGCCGGTCGAGTGGGTCCCGAGCGGCGGCAAAACGCCGCGCAGCTTCGCGCTGGACCCGACAGGGAAGTGGCTGTTGGCGGCGAACCAGAACTCGAACGAGATCGTGCTGCTGCGGGTCGATCCGGCGAGCGGGCGGCTCTCCTCCGCAGCCCGGTCCTGGAAGCTCGTCTCTCCCGTTTGCGTTTGCCTCTGCTCAAGCCGGTAG
- a CDS encoding beta-propeller fold lactonase family protein, translating into MKSTLLQTLLVSGLVVAVGTLGRPPAAHGQSAERAIFVTNNGNLEGSVSAFTVRADDTLSFVNRVITGVRPNLNEPCPGCNPYKISISPNGLYLVTGHASTNDPYEQLTFFEVGADASITQIAAFSVVGTPMDVAWITNDMLVTTRTDASPQQVVVLQFDPETLTLTELDTAPVGTFSTYLALDPSHKFLYVNDSGSARTIRTFTIAPDGTLTQVDIDSTGSYYALELGVSHDGTKLYAAGGITHVVLGYNIAFDGTLTPMAGWPFPEFGSSPSNVAFSTDDAYLLVGHGTDATVRSAAINAATGNLTYTGHFFDVGLQGTLGDVQTLDDLFFVTDNSTAIDGIMGVYSFRLNANGSFTQNGPIADTGGIAPRSIAVWEPLIMRGDVNCDGQVDFRDINPFVLLLTNPDAWHATFPGCPTINGDINGDGVVDFRDINPFVLLLSGGASA; encoded by the coding sequence ATGAAAAGTACACTGCTGCAGACACTGCTTGTTTCCGGCCTGGTCGTCGCCGTGGGCACCCTGGGCCGGCCCCCGGCCGCGCATGGACAGTCGGCCGAGCGCGCCATTTTCGTGACGAACAACGGCAACCTGGAAGGCAGCGTATCGGCGTTCACGGTGCGCGCAGACGATACGCTGTCATTCGTGAACCGGGTCATCACGGGCGTGCGCCCGAACCTGAACGAGCCCTGCCCCGGCTGTAATCCCTACAAGATTTCCATTTCGCCCAACGGGCTGTACCTGGTCACCGGACATGCGTCGACCAATGATCCGTACGAGCAGCTCACGTTCTTCGAGGTCGGTGCGGACGCGAGCATCACGCAGATCGCGGCGTTCAGTGTGGTCGGCACGCCGATGGACGTGGCCTGGATTACGAACGACATGCTGGTCACCACGCGCACGGATGCCTCGCCGCAACAGGTGGTCGTCCTGCAGTTCGACCCGGAGACGCTGACGTTGACGGAGCTCGATACGGCCCCGGTGGGCACCTTCAGCACGTACCTGGCGCTCGACCCGAGCCACAAGTTCCTGTACGTGAACGACTCCGGCTCCGCGCGCACGATCCGCACGTTCACCATCGCGCCCGACGGCACGCTAACCCAGGTTGATATCGACTCGACCGGCTCGTACTACGCGCTCGAGCTGGGCGTGTCGCATGACGGGACCAAGCTCTACGCCGCGGGCGGGATCACCCACGTGGTGCTGGGCTACAATATCGCCTTCGACGGCACTCTGACGCCGATGGCGGGCTGGCCGTTCCCGGAGTTCGGCAGCTCGCCGTCGAACGTGGCGTTTAGCACGGATGACGCGTACCTGCTCGTCGGCCACGGCACGGACGCGACGGTGCGCTCAGCGGCGATCAATGCGGCCACGGGGAATCTCACCTATACGGGCCACTTTTTTGATGTCGGTTTGCAGGGGACGCTGGGCGACGTGCAGACCCTGGATGACCTGTTCTTCGTCACGGACAACTCGACAGCCATCGACGGCATCATGGGCGTCTATTCGTTCCGGCTGAATGCCAACGGCTCGTTCACGCAGAATGGCCCGATCGCAGACACGGGCGGCATCGCGCCGCGGTCGATCGCCGTGTGGGAGCCGCTGATCATGCGCGGGGACGTGAACTGCGACGGCCAGGTGGACTTCCGGGACATCAACCCGTTCGTGCTGCTGCTGACCAACCCGGACGCCTGGCACGCGACATTCCCGGGCTGCCCGACGATCAATGGCGACATCAACGGGGACGGCGTCGTGGACTTCCGCGACATCAATCCGTTTGTGCTGCTGTTGAGCGGGGGCGCGTCGGCCTGA